The following proteins are encoded in a genomic region of Arachis stenosperma cultivar V10309 chromosome 4, arast.V10309.gnm1.PFL2, whole genome shotgun sequence:
- the LOC130976846 gene encoding fumarylacetoacetase has translation MALKSFIEVHPDSHFPIQNLPYGVFKPQPGSSPRPGVAIGDYVLDLSEIASAALFNGPLLNNSDCFHQPNLNKFVSLGRPAWKEARATLQKLLSATEPTLRDNATLREKSLVPMSRVELLLPVQIGDYTDFFSSLHHTKNCGLIFRGSQNPVLENWYHLPVAYHGRASSVVISGTDIVRPRGQAHPTPGSPPYFGPSRKLDFELEMATIVGPGNDLGKPVDINNAADHIFGVVLMNDWSARDIQAWEYIPLGPFLGKNFGTTISPWIVTLEALEPFACEAPKQDPPPLPYLTEKVSKNYDVALEVHIKPAEHEKPSVVTRSNLKHLYWTLTQQLAHHTINGCNLRPGDLLGTGTISGPEQESRGCLLELTWNGQNTLSLNGVDRKFLEDGDEVTFTGYCKGDGYTIGFGKCSGRIIPSAP, from the exons ATGGCTCTGAAATCGTTCATTGAAGTTCACCCTGACTCTCATTTCCCCATACAGAACCTACCTTACGGTGTCTTCAAGCCCCAACCAGGTTCTTCACCTCGACCCGGCGTAGCCATAGGCGACTACGTCCTTGACCTCTCTGAAATCGCTTCTGCTGCTCTCTTCAATGGTCCTCTCCTCAACAACTCTGATTGCTTCCACCAG CCTAATCTAAATAAGTTTGTATCCCTTGGAAGGCCAGCGTGGAAGGAAGCTCGCGCTACTCTTCAAAAGCTCCTTTCAG CAACTGAGCCAACCTTGAGGGACAATGCTACTTTGAGGGAGAAATCACTTGTGCCTATG AGCCGTGTGGAATTGCTTCTTCCTGTTCAGATTGGAGACTACACTGACTTCTTTTCATCTTTGCATCACACTAAAAATTGTGGCCTCATATTTCGCGGGTCACAGAATCCTGTCCTAGAAAATTG GTATCACCTACCCGTTGCCTATCATGGACGAGCATCTTCTGTTGTTATATCTGGAACTGATATTGTTCGACCAAG AGGTCAAGCTCATCCAACACCTGGATCTCCACCTTACTTTGGTCCTTCTCGAAAGCTAGATTTTGAGTTGGAAATG GCTACTATTGTTGGACCTGGAAATGATTTGGGGAAACCTGTGGATATCAACAACGCAGCAGATCATATCTTTGGTGTTGTTCTAATGAATGACTGGAGTG CTCGGGATATTCAGGCATGGGAATATATTCCTCTTGGCCCTTTTCTTGGCAAGAATTTCG GCACAACAATATCACCTTGGATTGTGACCCTAGAAGCATTAGAACCTTTTGCGTGTGAAGCCCCAAAACAG GATCCTCCTCCACTTCCATATTTGACTGAAAAAGTATCCAAAAACTATGATGTTGCACTTGAG GTTCACATTAAACCAGCTGAGCATGAGAAGCCAAGTGTGGTGACACGGAGTAATCTCAAGCACTT ATATTGGACATTGACTCAACAGCTTGCTCACCATACCATCAACGGTTGCAATCTGAGACCAGGAGATCTCCTTGGAACTGGGACAATTAGTGGTCCT GAGCAAGAGTCCCGTGGATGCTTGCTGGAGTTAACCTGGAATGGACAAAACACACTGTCATTGAATGGGGTAGATCGGAAATTTCTTGAAGATGGAGATGAAGTCACCTTCACTGGATATTGCAAG GGAGATGGTTACACAATTGGGTTCGGCAAGTGCTCCGGCAGGATAATTCCATCAGCTCCCTGA
- the LOC130976545 gene encoding BAG family molecular chaperone regulator 5, mitochondrial, translating to MNHSSRSTTAVSHHNDHSAPPESKISNPALTIQSAFRAHRIRTLYRKISTVDSEADRLQRLIQRQETVDAVRTNPLQKLAINESLMSLLLTLDSVPGFDPTVREARRKITRRIVSLQEILDSVSECKFDESGWWNSYDDVLVRNWDQVIEDMEESVCRERGGDDMDKFCAQYLGFRCLQRFLREP from the coding sequence ATGAACCATTCTTCCAGATCCACCACCGCCGTTTCCCACCATAATGACCATTCTGCCCCTCCCGAATCCAAAATCTCCAACCCCGCTCTTACCATCCAATCCGCCTTCCGCGCCCACCGCATCCGCACCCTCTACCGCAAGATCTCCACCGTCGATTCCGAGGCCGACCGCCTCCAGCGCCTCATCCAGAGGCAAGAAACCGTGGACGCCGTCCGCACCAACCCACTTCAGAAGCTCGCCATCAACGAGTCCCTCATGTCCCTCCTCCTCACTCTCGATTCTGTCCCCGGATTCGATCCAACGGTCAGGGAAGCTCGCCGGAAGATAACACGCCGGATCGTGAGCCTCCAGGAGATCCTGGACTCCGTGTCCGAGTGCAAGTTCGATGAATCGGGTTGGTGGAACAGTTACGACGACGTTTTGGTGAGGAATTGGGACCAGGTGATTGAAGACATGGAGGAGAGTGTTTGCAGGGAGAGAGGTGGCGATGATATGGATAAGTTCTGCGCCCAATATTTAGGGTTCCGCTGCCTTCAAAGGTTCCTTCGTGAACCCTGA
- the LOC130976543 gene encoding probable long-chain-alcohol O-fatty-acyltransferase 5, whose protein sequence is MRHLMEGEALNLIMVWTTAAATVCYCRAIGNFIPKGGSSRFAAIFPAIVILLLLPLRLTSVHLGGPTAFILSWLTTFKLLLFSFGKGPLHHLLPLRQFVPLSLLPIKLQNYPPEIQRPSLNYAFPTAIVVLATLIPLYTAKQSLHPKFVLFLYSLHMYIGLEFIFFVFSFFTRKLLGVQLEPQFDQPYLSTSLQDFWGRRWNIVVHKVLQPTVYQPVVTAATRLLGTRWAPLPAILATFAVSAAMHELVFYYIKRERRGAWEPWEPSWDAICFFMLHGTCLAFEVAVKKWLRARGSKWRLPGMVSWILTVAFVYETALRLFFPALARCRVYEKATRELNAVMEFGKEVYGVLRFACFHVTRNEE, encoded by the exons ATGAGGCATTTGATGGAAGGAGAAGCGTTGAACTTGATAATGGTATGGACAACAGCGGCAGCAACAGTATGCTACTGCCGTGCGATCGGAAACTTCATCCCAAAGGGAGGGTCTTCAAGATTCGCCGCCATATTCCCCGCCATAGtgatcctcctcctcctccctctCCGACTCACCTCCGTCCACCTCGGTGGCCCCACAGCCTTCATCCTCTCCTGGCTCACCACCTTCAAGCTCCTCCTCTTCTCCTTCGGAAAGGGTCCCCTCCACCACCTCCTCCCCCTCCGCCAGTTCGTCCCCCTCTCCCTCCTCCCTATCAAATTACAAAACTACCCTCCTGAAATTCAAAGACCATCCCTCAACTACGCTTTCCCCACAGCGATTGTGGTGTTAGCCACTCTCATCCCTCTCTATACTGCCAAACAGAGTCTTCATCCAAAGTTCGTGTTGTTCTTGTACAGTCTCCACATGTACATTGGTCTCGAGTTCATCTTCTTCGTCTTCTCCTTCTTCACACGGAAGCTTCTCGGTGTTCAGCTGGAGCCGCAGTTCGACCAGCCTTACTTGTCCACGTCGTTGCAGGATTTCTGGGGGAGAAGGTGGAACATCGTGGTCCACAAAGTCTTGCAGCCCACGGTGTACCAGCCCGTCGTGACTGCCGCCACCCGTCTCCTTGGAACGAGGTGGGCCCCGCTCCCCGCAATACTCGCCACTTTTGCGGTGTCTGCCGCCATGCACGAGCTCGTGTTCTATTACATCAAGCGTGAGAGGCGCGGCGCGTGGGAACCGTGGGAGCCATCGTGGGATGCCATTTGTTTCTTTATGCTTCACGGGACTTGTTTGGCTTTTGAG GTGGCAGTGAAGAAGTGGCTGAGGGCGAGGGGGAGCAAGTGGCGTCTGCCGGGAATGGTGTCGTGGATTCTGACAGTGGCGTTTGTGTACGAGACAGCGTTGCGGCTGTTTTTTCCGGCGCTGGCAAGGTGCCGGGTTTATGAAAAGGCCACGAGGGAGCTGAATGCGGTGATGGAGTTTGGGAAGGAAGTTTATGGCGTTTTGAGGTTTGCTTGTTTTCACGTGACTAGAAATGAAGAATGA